Proteins encoded in a region of the Ornithodoros turicata isolate Travis chromosome 3, ASM3712646v1, whole genome shotgun sequence genome:
- the LOC135389185 gene encoding uncharacterized protein LOC135389185 produces the protein MDRPKPKRAARRAQVTRIVNEVIDLRQNLSVNRTTLNGLLARLEVADRELRKVNEEIEVYIKEDELATEYETMFSYEEQAANAMAEVQTRLADLHSVEQQVTSVTSEALLPATPRASEQAPAGVKLPKLQLMTYGGELTQWQMFWEQFRTAVHDNRRLNKTEKFQYLTTLLKGRAAAAIRGLQATASNYDDAIEILVQRFGDTYQIEREYLAKLRTLPGVKSRRDPSGLRRLYDHVQANVRGLKALGVMTSSYAPMLADILLSAIPSEMVVEYHRTVRYGTTALRDTTAVQSATATPEAQVATAEGGTDELTKVLNFIAIEDQSTNRCTRRGHRSRYCRAKVTCSSCGSRHVAVVCDPSRSQPGRASDAVVMTSVMAVSNQIISNKDKRPHDTEVLLQTFRAWASSDTACTQLRGVVDGGSQKTFIREDIAQKLKLQVVGEAKLHIHTFANQATTTKVHLGRVVEVHLRSQYSPLDYVIRAVTIPFICQDLPEVPTTQQFVELLRREGHLIADDVLFPSVNCEAGIGLLVGSDELWRLLTGDVKRDKQDDRLVAIDTVFGWTFQGPSRLGSECTERSTTAVCVLRMGCTAEEQDVIKKLLGVG, from the coding sequence ATGGACCGGCCCAAGCCCAAGCGAGCAGCACGCCGTGCCCAAGTAACGAGGATAGTCAACGAGGTCATCGACCTTCGACAGAATCTCAGCGTAAATAGGACCACGTTGAATGGACTACTGGCTCGATTGGAAGTGGCCGATCGGGAACTCCGAAAGGTGAATGAGGAGATTGAAGTCTACATCAAGGAGGACGAACTCGCAACGGAATACGAAACCATGTTTAGTTATGAGGAACAGGCGGCCAATGCCATGGCCGAGGTGCAAACCCGTCTAGCCGACCTTCACTCCGTGGAACAGCAGGTAACTTCGGTGACCTCAGAGGCTCTTTTGCCTGCCACGCCACGAGCCAGCGAGCAAGCTCCGGCAGGCGTCAAGCTCCCAAAGCTGCAACTGATGACTTACGGGGGCGAGCTCACCCAATGGCAGATGTTCTGGGAGCAATTTCGCACTGCGGTGCATGACAACCGGCGACTCAACAAGACTGAGAAGTTTCAGTACTTGACCACTTTGCTGAAAGGCCGAGCTGCAGCCGCCATCCGTGGGTTGCAGGCAACTGCTAGCAACTATGACGACGCCATCGAGATCCTGGTACAGCGTTTTGGAGATACGTATCAGATTGAGCGAGAGTATCTGGCCAAGCTACGAACTTTGCCAGGGGTAAAGTCCCGAAGAGATCCGTCAGGGCTCCGACGTCTGTACGACCACGTTCAAGCCAATGTTCGTGGCCTGAAAGCCCTGGGTGTAATGACAAGCAGCTACGCACCAATGTTGGCGGACATCCTTCTGTCCGCGATCCCTTCGGAAATGGTTGTCGAGTATCACAGGACCGTGCGGTATGGAACGACTGCCCTCCGCGACACTACAGCCGTTCAGAGCGCGACGGCCACACCGGAAGCTCAAGTTGCTACGGCCGAGGGAGGGACAGATGAGTTGACTAAGGTTCTCAACTTCATTGCAATCGAAGACCAATCGACGAATCGGTGCACCAGAAGAGGACATCGTTCAAGGTACTGTCGCGCCAAGGTGACCTGCAGCAGTTGTGGCAGCAGGCACGTTGCCGTAGTCTGCGACCCGTCGCGATCACAACCTGGACGTGCTTCTGACGCCGTGGTGATGACCAGTGTGATGGCAGTGAGCAACCAGATCATAAGTAACAAAGACAAGCGACCTCATGACACGGAGGTACTACTACAAACTTTTCGGGCTTGGGCTTCATCTGACACTGCGTGTACCCAGCTACGAGGGGTGGTGGACGGAGGGAGTCAAAAAACGTTCATTCGAGAGGATATTGCGCAAAAGCTCAAGTTACAAGTTGTTGGTGAGGCGAAACTACACATCCACACCTTCGCAAACCAAGCCACAACCACCAAAGTCCACCTGGGGAGAGTAGTAGAAGTGCACCTGCGAAGCCAGTACAGTCCACTTGACTACGTGATACGTGCAGTCACTATCCCGTTCATCTGCCAGGATCTTCCCGAAGTGCCTACCACTCAGCAGTTTGTGGAATTGTTACGACGAGAAGGACATCTAATTGCAGACGACGTTCTATTCCCAAGCGTGAACTGTGAAGCAGGCATAGGTCTACTGGTTGGCAGCGACGAATTGTGGAGACTCTTAACAGGAGACGTGAAGAGGGACAAACAGGACGACAGATTGGTAGCCATTGATACGGTCTTTGGCTGGACCTTCCAAGGACCCTCTCGTCTCGGCAGTGAGTGCACGGAACGATCGACAACAGCCGTGTGCGTCCTAAGGATGGGATGCACAGCCGAAGAACAAGACGTGATAAAAAAACTTCTGGGAGTTGGATAG